A genomic stretch from Sporocytophaga myxococcoides includes:
- a CDS encoding sensor histidine kinase: MITERNFSIIEDPSCSFTYEHFTDPVKYSLLTFPQKQKLYNDNPASAYWINTDIQFKAYQKTKWILEVLAIHTEEIDLYLFEDGKLIQSRKTGEKYSFYERDYPTKNIIFDLPFKANHNYQLLLRLKSQHHIPFQFKIRSQQYFSYYSTHEYLYLGIYYGILLIITLYNALIYTSTKEKVYLYYVIYVLTAILLSLTEDGFGFQFIWKNYPEVIPYLYKYIAPSLFLCSSVFYFDSFMGLKRRFPVIRLVVFGTVAIYFLFFSLNFIYIKFNFPSYIFYAIPFLVVLCCTLYMAIRSYYPARIFIIAYTFICVSIIIKILQVLSIVKPNILTTYSFNYGITFEVVLLSFALADRFRTIKREKERAQKAMIQELKENQLLKDQLILEYKKNEALNEKATKELEAQVAERTRELQEKNIELDTFVFKASHDIKGPLKSIIALTKIGMKDIQDPAAEPYMQHILKSSEKLDKLLFDLLSITKVKKTNLIYEIIDFSVLVEDAISSFKNFPEFSSMVFDIQINEAIKFYSDKNLIKSIIQNLIENPIKYRDLNKYESFLKIKIECDDEEARLIFTDNGLGIAPEYHTKIFDMFCKANENSNGTGLGLYIVKIALEKLNGKVTLQSEPGEGSCFSVVIPNPKKNNTSEEYEEIIHHKN, from the coding sequence TCCCCAAAAACAGAAACTATATAACGACAACCCCGCTTCTGCATACTGGATTAATACAGATATCCAATTTAAAGCATATCAGAAAACCAAATGGATATTGGAAGTTCTGGCAATTCACACTGAAGAAATTGATCTCTATCTCTTTGAAGATGGAAAACTAATACAATCCCGAAAAACCGGTGAAAAATACTCATTTTATGAAAGAGACTATCCCACCAAAAATATCATTTTTGATCTCCCTTTTAAAGCAAATCATAATTACCAACTTTTGCTAAGGTTAAAATCACAACATCATATACCTTTTCAGTTTAAGATAAGAAGTCAACAGTATTTTTCATATTATTCAACTCATGAATATCTTTATTTAGGCATTTATTACGGAATTTTACTTATCATAACTTTATATAATGCTTTAATATATACCAGCACCAAAGAAAAAGTCTATCTGTATTATGTGATATACGTTTTAACCGCTATACTCCTTTCTCTGACAGAAGATGGCTTTGGGTTCCAGTTTATATGGAAGAATTATCCTGAAGTAATTCCTTACTTATATAAGTATATAGCACCTTCATTATTCCTTTGCAGTTCTGTATTTTATTTTGATTCTTTCATGGGCTTGAAAAGAAGATTTCCAGTGATAAGACTTGTGGTTTTCGGAACAGTTGCTATCTATTTTCTTTTCTTCTCATTAAACTTTATTTACATAAAATTCAATTTCCCTTCCTACATATTTTATGCGATTCCATTTCTTGTGGTCCTTTGCTGTACACTTTACATGGCTATAAGAAGTTATTATCCTGCAAGAATATTTATTATAGCCTATACATTTATTTGTGTGAGTATCATTATTAAAATCCTGCAGGTGCTATCTATTGTAAAACCCAATATACTCACAACATACAGCTTCAACTACGGTATCACTTTTGAAGTTGTATTACTCTCATTTGCACTTGCAGACAGGTTCCGTACGATTAAAAGAGAAAAAGAACGTGCACAAAAAGCAATGATCCAGGAATTGAAAGAAAACCAGCTATTAAAAGATCAGCTCATTCTTGAATACAAAAAAAATGAAGCGTTGAATGAAAAAGCCACTAAAGAGCTGGAAGCACAGGTAGCAGAAAGAACCCGAGAGCTTCAGGAGAAAAATATTGAGCTGGACACCTTTGTATTCAAAGCATCTCATGATATCAAAGGTCCTTTAAAATCAATTATCGCCCTTACAAAAATAGGAATGAAAGACATACAGGACCCTGCTGCAGAGCCTTATATGCAGCATATACTAAAGAGTTCTGAAAAACTTGATAAGCTTCTGTTTGATCTTCTTTCTATCACGAAAGTAAAGAAAACAAACCTGATCTATGAAATAATCGACTTTAGTGTATTGGTAGAAGATGCAATATCCAGCTTTAAAAATTTTCCAGAATTCTCATCTATGGTCTTTGATATACAGATAAATGAAGCTATAAAATTTTATTCAGATAAAAATCTGATTAAATCTATAATTCAAAACCTTATTGAGAACCCTATTAAATACAGAGATCTCAATAAATACGAAAGCTTCCTGAAAATAAAAATTGAATGTGATGATGAAGAAGCGAGACTAATATTTACTGATAACGGACTAGGAATAGCTCCAGAGTATCACACAAAAATTTTTGACATGTTTTGCAAAGCAAACGAAAATTCAAATGGTACCGGACTTGGACTTTATATTGTAAAAATCGCTTTGGAAAAACTTAATGGAAAGGTAACATTGCAAAGTGAGC